A region from the Salvelinus fontinalis isolate EN_2023a chromosome 23, ASM2944872v1, whole genome shotgun sequence genome encodes:
- the LOC129820941 gene encoding TSC22 domain family protein 1-like isoform X2 has protein sequence MHHPHSAGDSGSVRKMAHPANFPRRGNVSNINTGAGTVPTMSTPTISAVSKCHVPTEDYQSPLLMQSQPPVGSSSPGPQHPPHSLNLHSQPQPQALSSGSQMMMKKKSGFQITSVTPAQISVSTNNSIAEDTESYDDLDESHTEDLSSSEILDVSLSRANDMAGGARSSSEETLNNFHEADTPGAISPNQPPHSLPQGPQHGAARMVNGNVHHYHHQRQHNHPQQALAQPHSSDPHFTPTSGGAGGALKMPSTMEVHLENVSVGSASVATQPVAAVSLPGMHSSAAVASVSIANPLTSNVCNVNMYSSSNVSVMGGVSTSASSSGGGFPPSVMSCGGGVGGLMGSNFGNPNVNLIQHQSSGTVNSSISMTSAAPSGSVVLGPSSGTQGGGAAIPQPGMSSSGMALASVPSSQPPPTPAPATTSSRFRVVKLDSSSEPFKKGRWTCAEYYDKETPALAPAPLSSEATAPSGRVVESMQPCGPESVKGGSERESTGGGSVSSTVSTLSHYTESVGSGDAGGPPLLQPHPHYQDYSNPPPSFQTSRPGFPMVVSHPQSHLLTTVAPSVPASVHQPAPINMAGLQTTIGHPTTPIHQQPLTYAQAASNPAPGSAQSLVGVLQKQMGYALTQQPSATPQVAPVHRLSQGGGMPPDYPQPKAGLAQPAVPQALPGSGQMMGVSQQKVVGSIPQLQPQGLIQQQPQQTSIQASAVGGGLMPQMGPGGVTGFGQQPQGHSLPLDHQHHQQQQSFPSKAQGLATQLSNTAPPNQGCLVSNVLPPNPQSDPQNGSGLAQSHPQAQPPGVSMPQDFNSAQAHTQAVASQASALYASLPSFTTTQLEDAQRLLFQDQSALLAQTMAKLAGEGGTAAGTSLGAESNAAAATAVSALTSSAGLFKAVEGDDDGSWQSCADSGQLRFGGIRRFKDESVICFLMVMIFSSKKFMNVLLLK, from the coding sequence ATGCACCATCCTCATTCTGCAGGAGACTCTGGCAGCGTCAGAAAGATGGCGCACCCGGCGAATTTTCCAAGAAGGGGTAATGTTAGCAACATTAACACCGGCGCCGGGACTGTTCCCACGATGTCAACACCGACTATTTCAGCTGTTAGCAAATGCCACGTTCCCACTGAAGACTACCAATCCCCCCTCTTGATGCAGTCTCAACCTCCTGTTGGATCATCCTCCCCTGGGCCTCAGCACCCTCCCCACAGCCTTAACCTGCACTCCCAGCCACAGCCCCAGGCTCTCTCCTCTGGGTCTCagatgatgatgaagaagaagAGCGGCTTCCAGATCACCAGCGTGACTCCAGCACAGATCTCTGTGAGCACCAACAACAGCATTGCGGAGGACACGGAGAGCTATGATGATCTGGATGAGTCTCATACAGAGGATCTGTCCTCTTCAGAGATTCTGGATGTCTCCCTCTCCAGGGCCAATGACATGGCTGGGGGTGCAAGGAGCTCCTCGGAGGAGACGCTGAATAACTTTCATGAGGCGGACACCCCCGGGGCCATCTCCCCCAACCAGCCCCCCCACTCCTTGCCCCAGGGACCCCAGCACGGAGCAGCACGGATGGTGAACGGAAATGtgcaccactaccatcaccagaGGCAACATAATCATCCTCAGCAGGCCCTGGCTCAACCTCATTCCTCTGACCCCCACTTTACCCCCACCTCTGGAGGGGCTGGGGGTGCCCTAAAGATGCCTTCTACCATGGAGGTACATCTGGAGAATGTTTCAGTGGGTTCTGCCAGTGTTGCTACTCAGCCTGTAgcagctgtctctctccctggaaTGCACAGCTCTGCTGCAGTAGCTTCCGTTAGCATAGCTAATCCCCTGACCAGCAATGTTTGTAATGTGAATATGTACAGCTCTTCCAATGTATCTGTGATGGGAGGTGTTAGCACCAGTGCAAGCAGCAGTGGTGGTGGCTTCCCCCCTAGTGTGATGAGTTGTGGTGGGGGGGTTGGAGGTTTGATGGGGAGTAACTTTGGCAACCCCAATGTCAATCTGATCCAACACCAAAGCTCTGGAACTGTGAACTCGAGCATCAGTATGACTTCTGCTGCTCCCAGTGGCTCTGTGGTGTTGGGGCCCTCCAGTGGCACACAGGGTGGAGGAGCTGCCATACCTCAGCCAGGGATGAGCTCCTCGGGCATGGCTCTAGCCTCAGTCCCCTCCTCCCAGCCCCCCCCAACCCCAGCTCCTGCCACCACTAGCTCCCGTTTCAGAGTGGTCAAGCTTGACTCCAGCTCAGAGCCATTTAAAAAGGGAAGATGGACATGTGCTGAGTACTATGACAAGGAGACCCCAGCTTTGGCCCCTGCCCCCTTGTCCTCTGAGGCtactgcccctagtggccgggttGTGGAGAGCATGCAGCCGTGTGGGCCTGAGAGTGTGAAAGGGGGGTCGGAGAGGGAGAGCACCGGTGGGGGTTCAGTGAGCAGCACAGTCAGCACACTGAGTCACTACACAGAGAGTGTGGGAAGTGGAGATGCTGGAGGCCCCCCATTACTCCAGCCCCACCCTCACTACCAGGACTACTCCAACCCCCCTCCGTCCTTCCAGACCTCCCGCCCAGGTTTCCCCATGGTGGTGTCCCACCCCCAGTCTCACCTGCTGACCACTGTGGCTCCCTCAGTCCCTGCCAGCGTTCACCAGCCTGCCCCCATCAACATGGCGGGCCTCCAGACCACCATAGGCCACCCTACCACTCCTATTCACCAGCAGCCGCTCACCTACGCCCAGGCAGCCTCCAACCCGGCTCCTGGCTCAGCTCAGAGCCTAGTGGGGGTGCTCCAGAAGCAGATGGGCTATGCTCTTACACAGCAGCCTTCTGCGACTCCCCAGGTAGCCCCGGTGCACAGGCTGAGCCAGGGAGGGGGCATGCCTCCAGACTACCCGCAGCCCAAGGCAGGCCTAGCCCAACCTGCTGTCCCACAGGCCCTGCCTGGATCCGGGCAGATGATGGGAGTCTCGCAGCAGAAGGTGGTTGGCTCCATACCCCAGCTCCAACCCCAGGGTCTCATCCAACAGCAGCCCCAACAGACCTCAATCCAGGCCTCTGCTGTAGGAGGGGGGTTAATGCCTCAGATGGGCCCAGGAGGAGTGACTGGGTTTGGGCAGCAGCCACAAGGACACTCTCTTCCCCTGGACCaccaacatcatcaacaacagcAGTCATTCCCAAGCAAAGCCCAAGGACTTGCCACCCAGCTGTCCAACACTGCCCCCCCTAACCAGGGCTGTCTAGTCTCCAATGTGCTTCCTCCTAACCCCCAGAGTGACCCCCAGAACGGCAGTGGCCTGGCCCAGTCTCACCCCCAGGCGCAGCCACCCGGGGTCAGCATGCCCCAGGACTTCAACAGTGCCCAGGCCCACACCCAGGCTGTGGCTTCCCAAGCCAGTGCCCTGTACGCCAGCCTGCCCTCCTTCACCACCACCCAGCTGGAGGATGCCCAGCGCCTTCTCTTCCAGGACCAGTCTGCCCTGCTGGCCCAGACCATGGCCAAGCTGGCTGGGGAGGGTGGCACTGCGGCAGGCACAAGCCTGGGGGCTGAAAGTAATGCAGCCGCCGCCAC